Genomic window (Longimicrobium sp.):
ATGGATCTTCTCACGCTGCCTGGCCCGTCCGCGATCGCTAGTTCCGGGCGGGCGGGGGACCCGCTTCGACAACGATCTCCCGTTCCGTGCCGCCGCTCCGCACGCGCAGCGTGTAGCGTCGTCCAGGCACCGCATCGGTGAACCACCGGCTGGTGCGCTGCGTATCGCGTCCGTCCACCGAAAGGAGAAGGTCTCCCACCGCGAGCCCCACGCGTTGGGCGCTGGAGCCGGGGCGGACCGAGCTCACGCGGGGGTACCCCGTCCGCTGCATCCCGCCCGGTGTCTGCGCAATCTGGAACTCGAGGCCAAAGCCTACATCC
Coding sequences:
- a CDS encoding PDZ domain-containing protein; the protein is MKLFRVMAVCAALLAPAAGASAQETTAATGRQPKADVGFGLEFQIAQTPGGMQRTGYPRVSSVRPGSSAQRVGLAVGDLLLSVDGRDTQRTSRWFTDAVPGRRYTLRVRSGGTEREIVVEAGPPPARN